A genomic window from Montipora capricornis isolate CH-2021 chromosome 8, ASM3666992v2, whole genome shotgun sequence includes:
- the LOC138060274 gene encoding uncharacterized protein, translated as MRAKARQNLKQNNMAAHAYKPGELFRRLHLDNVQQSEENQAYSGIVSEEDPMESHTSTVNNFTLPSRPSIAQAAQGKRKASENKEQSTAPKKTKKNPKNKAWSADQVELLLRYLKDFKTKCDFNGIDFEADLASMYTEIRRCMAADFPEEFGPEVVTEPIKPLKEMSEKEYEAFKKHRDSERTHLKKGYDRVKEKIRNVRQDFRTAVNKGTRSGSGKIVQENFDLLSEIWGGSPATTSLSFGIDADTLGTDISSEIHNETLEDASTVESTDSSSESLSAETPVLSPGQKKSKGVSLSNIPKLVDNKRRHMEKTLSQAQRDQLLMNTAKEDLLMKKEMMESFQQSNKTLEESISKMTMCLTSLGDGIASGMQMLAMALSGQPQNNVPQVSHPHFNTYSGFASPPSYGNNNYCTPLTRRSVPSQFSRIGSEEVMQSINEQGPILGPTRTLLEDESFQL; from the exons ATGCGCGCCAAAGCGCGCCAAAATTTGAAGCAGAACAATATGGCCGCCCACGCTTACAAACCCGGCGAGCTTTTTCGCCGGCTTCATCTGGATAACGTGCAACAGagcgaagaaaatcaagcatATTCTGGGATTGTGAGTGAAGAAGATCCGATGGAGTCCCACACATCCACTGTCAACAACTTTACTTTGCCTAGTCGGCCGTCGATAGCACAAGCAGCGCAAGGCAAGAGAAAAGCCTCTGAGAACAAAGAACAGTCAACAGCCCCTAAGAAAACCAAGAAGAACCCTAAAAACAAGGCATGGAGCGCTGATCAAGTTGAACTTCTTTTGAGATAcctaaaagacttcaaaacgaagtGCGACTTTAATGGAATCGATTTCGAGGCCGACCTGGCCTCTATGTATACGGAGATACGTCGGTGTATGGCTGCCGATTTTCCAGAAGAATTTGGTCCCGAGGTTGTTACTGAGCCTATAAAACCGCTCAAAGAAATGAGTGAGAAAGAATACGAAGCCTTCAAAAAACACAGAGATAGTGAAAGAACTCATTTAAAAAAAGGGTACGATAGAGTGAAAGAAAAGATTCGAAACGTgaggcaagatttccgcacagcaGTGAACAAGGGAACAAGAAGTGGTAGTGGGAAAATTGTTCAAGAAAATTTCGATCTGTTGTCTGAAATATGGGGTGGCTCGCCAGCTACCACGTCCCTTTCCTTTGGAATTGATGCAGACACATTAGGAACAGACATCAGCTCGGAAATACATAATGAAACGCTAGAAG ATGCATCAACTGTAGAGTCAACTGATTCCTCCAGTGAAAGCCTATCTGCAGAAACCCCAGTACTATCCCCAGGTCAGAAAAAAAGTAAAGGTGTCTCTCTCTCCAACATCCCCAAGTTGGTTGACAATAAGAGAAGGCATATGGAGAAAACACTGTCCCAGGCGCAACGAGACCAGCTGTTGATGAATACTGCTAAAGAAGATCTTCTCATGAAGAAAGAAATGATGGAGTCATTTCAACAATCAAACAAGACATTGGAAGAGTCCATATCAAAGATGACCATGTGTTTAACATCTCTTGGAGATGGAATTGCCAGTGGGATGCAAATGTTGGCAATGGCTCTCTCTGGTCAACCCCAGAATAATGTTCCTCAAGTTTCCCACCCACATTTCAATACATACAGTGGCTTTGCATCCCCACCTTCATATGGcaacaacaattattgtacCCCATTAACCAGACGTTCTGTACCCTCCCAGTTCAGCAGAATTGGTAGTGAGGAAGTGATGCAGTCCATCAATGAGCAAGGACCAATTCTAGGGCCTACTCGTACACTATTAGAAGATGAAAGCTTTCAGCTCTGA